Part of the Triplophysa rosa linkage group LG21, Trosa_1v2, whole genome shotgun sequence genome is shown below.
TATCGTTTCTCTTGTTGCACTGCTAGATATCCACACAGAGGCTGTGCAGGCAGCTCTGGCCAGGCATAAGGAGGAGAAGATGGCCCTTCCCATGCCTACTAAGCGGCGATCAGCCTTCGTCCAGTCTCAAGCGGAGAACTGCACTCCTCCTGGTAGGTCCCGCATCACCCACGTGCCTGTTATTTTTATGGTGGCACCTTGAATAAGCAGCCCAACAAAATTGTAATGTTGCATCTCAAATATATGTAACATTCTGTTATATTCCTGTAGCATTTTTGTGCTTTCTAAtcatatgtgcatgtgtgttcagATACGTCGTCTGCGTCGGAGGACGAGGGCTCGCTCCGCAGGCGTCAGGCCGCTATCAGCGCGATGTTGGCTCAAAACCTCCAGAGTCCCGATTGCTGGATCAACCGCTCCATTCAGGGCTCCTCCACGTCCTCCTCTGCCTCCTCCACTCTCTCCCACGGAGACAGCAAAACCCACAGCCAGGGGCAGACCAGCGTGCTCGCCGACGTGCTGGCACACACCCGCATTGGTATGCAATGagtcacacacacgcatattTAGATTGcgaatcatatactgtataataggTTTTCTTTCGGTTGTTGTTTTAGGCTTACGTTCACATGATCCGGTTAGGGTGAATCAAAGAAACAATAAATCCTAATATCCGCTGTTagtcaacatttaaaatgacatgtcatGGCTAATACAGAGCGTGTGATGAGCTGCATGTGCATGAATTGTGTTGTGCTCTCACTGCAGAGAGCAGCAACGTACCTCCTGATGTCACGTCCTCCGTGCCTCAAGAGAGGAACTCGAGAGTAGACCTGGCGCCAAACAGCGCAGTGAGGGGCATGAGTCGCGGCCAGGGTCGCTCCAGTATGATGGACACTGCCGGCGGTAAACGCAACATCACACACAGCACTTCAGAGTTCAACACAGCCTGGGTTTTAAATTTCAAACTAGCATTTAATACATTTGAAATCAACTAGCTTTGCGAGATTTTATTTGAGGCATATTTTGTTGATTTGTCCTATTCAGTTTCATCATTTCCTTGGACAATTGAAATTTATGTACTGCTAAGAGATTGTAAATTGAAAGTGCTGATTATGTGGTTCTACTAAcgctttaatgttttgctttctCTTCACTCGTGGTCTGGTGGCATCTGTAGGTAAAGGTAGGGGGTGCATGAGGTATTAGTGCAGTGTAGTGACACCCAGTGGTTTTGTCCTCCCAACCTGATCCTGTTTGTGTTGTGACCCTTCTTAGTCACTATATTAGATACTGaatacaaaattcagtgtctctgTCTCGTGGTGTCCTTTGATCATCTCATATCAATGTGAATGTCTGTGTTAACAGGTGTTCCAGTGCACAGTCGAGTCTCCACTAAAATCCAACAGCTGCTCAACACGTTAAAGAGACCCAAGCGACCTCCGCTCAGCGAGTTCTTTGTGGACGACACGGAAGAGATAGTGGAAGGTATGAGGCTAAAAAAGGCTACTTGGTGTCAtgtatttacaatttttttcgttttttttttaatttattattgtttataggtttttgttttattctgtaaactactaacaatattttccccaaatttcacttaaaatatggtttctgtttgcattaataaaaaccagagaaagaggttaaaaaaaacagagaagATTTCCCGGAActtaaatactgcaaataaaacacGTTCATATacacttttaagcaaaacaacacaatatttgtacatgcatttaggaaaagtacattttcatcacagttttcatgtgtcttgtcatgctgtcaggctttcacattgctgttggatgactttgtcactcctgaggtttgattttgttgaaattcaactgacactgaactggaatggccacaatacatctagaaatgctgatttgaaatgaaaatttacagtggtctcttaaatttttccacggctgtatgtgtatttaaaatatgtattttaagtaATGTATTTTCCACCTGCAGTTCCACAGCCAGATCCCAATACACCCAAGCCGGAGGGCAGGCAGATTATTCCAGTGAAGGGGGAGCCGTTGGGTGTGGTCAGTAACTGGCCCCCGGCCCTGCAGGCAGCACTGGCTCGATGGGGAGCCACACAGGCCAAAAGCCCCGCCCTTACTACCTTAGACATCACTGGCAAACCACTCTACACTCTCACTTATGGTCAGATGTCACTCACATGTCAGATGCTGTTTTACCTTCAAATACTGAATCTGTACCATTTCTCATCATTTTGTCCTGTGCTTTATACTGTAGGTAAACTATGGAGCCGCAGTCTGAAGTTAGCGTACACGCTGTTAAACAAACTGGGCACCAAAAGTGAACCGGTGCTAAAACCTGGAGACAGAGTACGACTTTTCAGTACATTCTGTAGAAGTATACCGCACAATAATAGGCAGCTGTCACTAAGATTAAGATCATGTCTAATTTTCCTTAATAGGTGGCATTAGTGTATCCCAACAGTGACCCGGGAATGTTCTGGGTGGCCTTTTACGGATGTCTCCTCGCTGAGGTCATTCCTGTCCCTATTGAGGTGCCGTTATCTCCGAAGGTACGGGAGAACTTGATGCGtgagcataaatgtaaaaatcagcttgtttacattttgttcaCTGATTACAGTTTATGTTCATGTACATTTTAGGATGCAGGAAGTCAACAGATCGGCTTCCTGTTGGGCAGCTGTTGTGTGGCGCTTGCTCTCACCAGTGAAGTGTGTCTTAAAGGACTGCCAAAGACCCCTAATGGAGAAATAGTGCAATATAAAGGTTAATTCCCATTTCCTGCCATTGTGCTCTCTATTTTAACCATAGTTGAGCAGTTTAATGGACATCAGCTTGTTGTGTGCTTTCTTACAGGATGGCCTAGGCTCAAGTGGGTGGTGACTGATACCAAGTATCTTACCAAGCCATCTAAAGACTGGCAGCCACACATACCAACAGCAAACACTGATACTGCTTACATAGAGGTGATTGATTGCAAGAgagtgtttgtttatatatatatataaatagatagatagatagagagagagagagagagagagagagagagaataggataggataggataggataggataggataggataggataggataggataggataggcTGTCtatatattagggatgcaccgataggaTTTTTTTGGCCGATACcgattttaacaaacaactatCATCCGATACCGATATTGGTCAATTGCATAGTTCTTTACAATACTAGTTAGtttttttctgcattaaattaattttactgaacatgaattggatccatttaacattttaagctAGGCAAAGTTAGgataaaaatacaattagacaacatgacaatcttcaaaggtgatttttgCTATCCAATTTTTCTTTTACCAACAACATTAACTCGTACCATCGCTATCGGCCTTTTTCATGCTATTGCCGATATGCCGATGGTGTTTAATTAATCCAATATCGGTGGCCGGTACaacatcggtgcatccctactataCATGTATGGAATGTAGAAACTTTCTTGTTATCTCTCTGATtccgtgttgtgtgtgttctcaGTACAAGGCCTCTAAGGAGGGTACGGTGATGGGCGTGGCTGTGTCTAAGATCTCCATGCTAACACACTGTCAGGCTCTGACGCAGGCCTGTAATTACTGTGAAGGTGAGCGCTTCATTACTATTGCAACTGTAGGACAAATATTCCTTTTATCCCAAACGTACAACACTGAGGGATTCTTAAAGCTTCCAGATTGACCTTAAAGTGCCAGAGAAATGGCTTAATGGGCACATGCAGGCAAGACGAGTCAAACTTTTGGTCCGTTTTTCTGGAAAAGACCGGATTCTATAATGCATATACTGATGACCTTTAGCTGCAAGAAAACTTGAGCTAAATAGATCcacttttatttgtaaaattgttgtgtttgtatttctttatttttcttagGAGAAACACTGGTTAATGTCCTCGATTTCAAGAAAGACTCTGGCTTGTGGCATGGAGTGCTCGCGGTACGTCTTTCAATGTTTTGGCTCTGTGGATTCATAGTCTCACACCTGAGTTATTTCCACTCGTCTTGGGGTTGTAAAtcctgtgtttgtttttgcattttcacAGAGTGTCATGAGCAGAATCCACACTATCTGTGTGCCATACTCCGTCATGAAGGCATGTCCACTGTCCTGGGTGCAGAGGGTTCATGCTCATAAAGGTAAAGACATCCTCTGACTGATGGTCACTAATGTTGATATAAAAGTCATGATATCATCAAAACATAAACTGCCTGATGTGCTTTGTGGaagtgtaatgtgtgtgtgtgtgtttacagctCGTGTGGCCCTGGTGAAATGTAGGGACCTGCACTGGGCCATGATGGCTCGCAGAGATCAGAAGGACACCAATCTGTCCTCTTTGCGCATGCTGATCGTAGCTGATGGAGCTAATCCTTGTAAGTAAACaagcagaataaaataaatgagttgTTAAGCGAAGCCGATAAAAAATGAAGATTgatacaaaagtaaaaatgggcttggtcatatactgtatactttttTAATGCATTGATTATTTTGTGAATTATATCTTTTTTAAAGGCACATTTCTGTTTCAGGGTCAGTGTCTTCATGTGACGCATTTCTCAACGTGTTCCAGTCTCATGGCCTCAAGCCAGAGGTGATCTGCCCATGTGCTTCCTCCCCTGAGGGTATGACCGTGGCTATCCGCAGGTACCTGCTTTATTCATCTAAACAGGAAGTTCCCATCATGAATGAACCCTTATGGCTATATAGATATACTCttacctttctttctttctttctttctttctttctttctctctctctctctcgctttctctctgtttctgtgtatctgtgtgtgtttaggccTGGTGCTCAAGGAGCTCCACTCCCAGCCAGAGCCATTCTGTCCATGGCAGGACTTAGTCACGGGGTGATCCGGGTCAACACTGAGGATAAAAACTCTGCTCTTACCGTTCAAGATGTGGGTCATGTCATCCCTGGAGGTGAGAATCTGTGCCAACATTTTGCTGTAGATCATGTGTGCATGCTGTGTAGATTCAACTACcaccataaaacaaaaaagaagtgtcaaatatgttttttaaattcatttttctgTTCGAGGCATCTAATGACCCTGCGTTAAAAACACTGTCTTGTCCCTCTGTTCCACAGATCTGATGTGTATTGTGAAGCCTGAGGGGCCGGCAATGCTCTGTAAGACAGATGAGATCGGAGAGATAATGTTAAACTCACGAGCCGGAGGAACCATGTACTACGGCCTGCCCGGGGTGACCAAGAACACGTTTGAGGTACGGGACTGAAACTAAAAAATAGCTTTCTTCTGAGCAATGAACGGTACAAATTCATTGATCTGAATGCTCATTGGCTGCAGGTAATCCCTGTAAACTCAGGTGGCACCCCTATAGGAGATGTTCCATTCACGCGAACCGGATTGTTGGGATTTGTGGGTCCGGTAAGTAGAAATCATCAGCGTTTATAAATGAAAGAACACATCGTGCTTTCTGTTTGTACACAAGCATATAACTTCCTGGTCTTTTGGCCCGCAGGGAAGTCTGGTGTTTGTGGTCGGGAAGATAGAGGGTGTGCTCTCAGTCAGTGGACGCAGACACAATGCAGACGACCTGGTGGCCACAGCGCTGGCGGTAGAGCCAGTTAAAACCGTTTACAGAGGAAGGTACGAATTACAACCTAAATTGTCAATTAAAATACGAATCTTAATGGAGAGCTCGTGACTGCTTGATTTAACGCTGAGGAACAAAATCTATTATAAGTCAGGCTGCAAATTCTGTACCCATGACCCTGACACTCTGTGTCATCCATTCAGAATCGCTGTGTTCTCCGTCACCGTGTTTTATGATGAGCGAATCGTGATTGTGGCCGAGCAGAGGCCTGATGCCAGCGAGGAAGACAGTTTCCAATGGATGAGCAGAGTCTTACAGGTAATACACAATGCTACCCACAATCCTCAGATCCGTTATATCCAGAGCGGGCCTCTGTTAACCTCAGACTGATTTAGTGTACTCTAAAGTGGCTCATTCTGTTTACTCAAAAGTAGGACATTGAAGATAATGGACCTGAGCTGACAGGCTTAAAGTAATGAGGCAGATACCCATAACACATGGGCAATatcaaatgttgttttgttcatCTTGACCCTGTATTCAGGGCCACAGCTGTCAGAACTCAGTATGTGTTGTCTTCTTCTCTCACAGGCGATAGACGGTATCCATCAGGTGGGCTTGTACTGCTTGGCGCTGGTGCCTGCCAACAGGTTACCCAAAACTCCTCTGGGTGGCATTCACGTGTCTGAGACCAAGCAGCACTTCCTGGAGGGATCGCTGCACCCATGTAACATTCTGATGTGCCCTCATACGTGCGTGACCAACCTTCCGAAACCAAGACAAAAGCAACCAGGTACATCTGATTTGTATCTGCCCACCCAAAATTGTTTTGGGTTGCTTATTCAttctttattacattttatacttGTAAAAAAGCACTTTTAGCCACCCTTTGTTTTTCAAaagattttgaaaaaatgtactACAACCAAGTCATTAAGGTATTGCGTGTCCATCTATTCTTGGCTGCTTTTTCTTTCTCATATGGGTCTAAGTCAttcattgtaaataaaatgttggttttatattgaaaaaaaataagtGTTATGTTAAACACAATAGCCTTACATCACAATACGTgagacaaaaatacatcaggATTAAAGGGACAAAAAAGTCTGTGTGTCATGTAAACAAAGGATCAGCTAATGGCCTCTGTGGTTGCCTGAAATGTGACTTCTTATCTCAAAGCCCATCGCACTTATGTTTACAGTAGGAGTGGGTCCAGCCTCCATTATGGTGGGCAACCTCGTGGCAGGAAAGAGGATTGCACAGGCTTCTGGGAGGGACCTTGGGCTCTTGGATGACCAAGAACAATCCAggaaggtgagcaaatgatttgagatatgaaaaacaacaacagtatGGTTGTTTTCAGGGCAATCTCACTGAGTTTTGCTTTTTAGCAAAGGTCCTAATGTGTTGTTGCTGGCGACAGTCACACCAAAATTATCAGTTTGATTCCCCACAAATTCacgaactgaaaataaacattcaCTGTAAGTCGCTGTGGATAAAAACATCCATcaacacataaatgtaaatctgaaaGTCTCAAACCATGTGGCAGCattgaaatgcaatttgtcATGTCCGTAATGGCAATCTTGacctgttttgtgtgtgcatgcagaTATGCAATTACTGTAATAACTACAATTATGGAGTTTATAACCATAACTGTTATAGTATAATACAAAGCAAATATATAAGGGACTAATGACTATAATTACAGTTGTGTGATAATGCTCACTAAAAATGCTGTATAATTCTTATGTAACATCAAGCCTGGTCACCTATAAACCGTTCTGGGTGTCCAGCATCAGAACTGAGGTCATTCATTCCGTCTCGGCACAGATAGTGTTTAAAGGAATTGAGGTTGAATAGCGTTTCTCCTCTAAGCTTGTTCTCTGGtctgtctctctatctctctctctctgtcttgtgCGGGGGGCCGTAGCTCTGTGTGTGGCCCACTAACATGGTAAGACTGAATGCCAACAGCAGCCCTGCTATCTGTGTGTACGCTGAGCTTTCAATCCCCTTTGCAGCCTCCGTGTCAACAACACCCTCCTTGCAGGGCAAAACAAATATAAAGTGATGGATTTGTCTTAAGGGAGCATCTTTTACCTTACTGTTTGGTGCGCAGATTAATGGCAGTATGGAACATAAGGACTTCTTAAGTTCTTAATAACCCTTACAAAGATAAAGTCCCTAGTAAACATGCATTCTCCTCTGCTGCATGGTGTGGTCACTATTGCCCGCTCTCTGCATGAGTGACTTTTTGCATTAGAACTGCTGTGTATGTAAACCTAAAATTATAGTCTTGGTTTTTTTATGCTTTagtgtcatgttttatttgtagGCTTTTTTACTGTGGTTTACTGAAACGGGTTGACTTgcaaaaagtatttggacacttatTTCACACATAACAAGATATCTTTAGGCCAACATTTCactgaaagaatttttattataaaaagtcATTGAAAACAATAAGTATAGCTCATTATTTCTAAACAAAATTCACGTTTTTAAGTGTGACCTAAATGTCCAAATTTGGGGCTACTGTATGTACAGCCTTGTAAAAAATTAAGATACAATTccattttatcatttaatcagcatttctaaatgtattgtggtcattccagtccagtgaccgttgaatttcaacaaaatcaaacctcaggagtgacataaagtcatccaacagcaatgtgaaagactgacagcataacaagacgcatgaaaactgtgataaaaatcgaggttatgacataaaaaattgcttaaaagtgaatatgaacttggtctctgaaaaataaaaaaaaatacagatgatcttttctgctattttgacccgtttctccagttttcattttctgcaaataaatgcaaataaaaacaatattttgaaataaagatATATTAGATATATAatagaaatttggaagaaatattgttagtagttcacagaattacaCAAAAATCATCATCGTACCAAAAATCAatcctataaatagtaaattcagaaaaactcgATTGCTTAATTTTCTCTGCGGCTGTATTTCTGAggttagatttattttatactgtataggTTTTTAGAGGCTTGTATGGCTGAGATCTATATActaagatgtgtgtgtgtgtgtgtgtgtgtgtgtgtttgtgtcttatAGCATCAGTTCCTGTCTGAGGCCCTGCAGTGGAGAGCACAGACTGATCCTGATCATGTCCTCTACATGCTGCTGAATGCAAAGGTGACACACATACAACTACTAATATGAATGAATTCTTGGTGACCTTTCACTACTGACACTGACATATCTTGCTTGGCCTTTAGGGGGTAGCAGTGAGCACGGCCACATGCTCTCAGCTGCACAAGCGAGCTGAGAAGATCACTGCAGCTTTGTTGGAAAGAGGGGGAGTTAACACTGGAGACAATGTAGCGCTGCTTTATCCACCCGGTAATGATGTCCACcagatgttttaaaaacagcaaCTTCAATAAATGCTAGTTGCGTATCTCTCAGTAGCTCAACGTTGAGTGACATCTGCCCTTCTTTCCTACAGGCATTGATCTAATAGCCTCTTTCTATGGCTGTCTGTATGCCGGCTGTATTCCGGTCACCGTTAGGCCACCTCACCCACAGAACCTCGCTGCCACTCTGCCCACTGTCCGAATGATCATAGATGTGAGT
Proteins encoded:
- the dip2ba gene encoding disco-interacting protein 2 homolog B-A isoform X3, translating into MADRGVDLAALPKEVREQLAELELEVSEGDVTQKGYEKKRAKLLAPYVPHTQNVDVSIKLTPGLSSDPRPNAVPIAAPRQHRAHRSGGARDDRYRSDIHTEAVQAALARHKEEKMALPMPTKRRSAFVQSQAENCTPPDTSSASEDEGSLRRRQAAISAMLAQNLQSPDCWINRSIQGSSTSSSASSTLSHGDSKTHSQGQTSVLADVLAHTRIESSNVPPDVTSSVPQERNSRVDLAPNSAVRGMSRGQGRSSMMDTAGGVPVHSRVSTKIQQLLNTLKRPKRPPLSEFFVDDTEEIVEVPQPDPNTPKPEGRQIIPVKGEPLGVVSNWPPALQAALARWGATQAKSPALTTLDITGKPLYTLTYGKLWSRSLKLAYTLLNKLGTKSEPVLKPGDRVALVYPNSDPGMFWVAFYGCLLAEVIPVPIEVPLSPKDAGSQQIGFLLGSCCVALALTSEVCLKGLPKTPNGEIVQYKGWPRLKWVVTDTKYLTKPSKDWQPHIPTANTDTAYIEYKASKEGTVMGVAVSKISMLTHCQALTQACNYCEGETLVNVLDFKKDSGLWHGVLASVMSRIHTICVPYSVMKACPLSWVQRVHAHKARVALVKCRDLHWAMMARRDQKDTNLSSLRMLIVADGANPWSVSSCDAFLNVFQSHGLKPEVICPCASSPEGMTVAIRRPGAQGAPLPARAILSMAGLSHGVIRVNTEDKNSALTVQDVGHVIPGDLMCIVKPEGPAMLCKTDEIGEIMLNSRAGGTMYYGLPGVTKNTFEVIPVNSGGTPIGDVPFTRTGLLGFVGPGSLVFVVGKIEGVLSVSGRRHNADDLVATALAVEPVKTVYRGRIAVFSVTVFYDERIVIVAEQRPDASEEDSFQWMSRVLQAIDGIHQVGLYCLALVPANRLPKTPLGGIHVSETKQHFLEGSLHPCNILMCPHTCVTNLPKPRQKQPVGVGPASIMVGNLVAGKRIAQASGRDLGLLDDQEQSRKHQFLSEALQWRAQTDPDHVLYMLLNAKGVAVSTATCSQLHKRAEKITAALLERGGVNTGDNVALLYPPGIDLIASFYGCLYAGCIPVTVRPPHPQNLAATLPTVRMIIDVSKAACILTTQMLMKTLRSKEAAASVNVKTWPNIIDTDDLPRKRPPHIYKPPTPEMLAYLDFSVSTTGMLTGVKISHSAVSAICRSIKLQCELYSSRQIAICMDPYCGLGFVLWCLSSVHSGHQSILIPPMELETSLPLWLSTLSHYKIRDTFCSYSVMEVCTKGLGTQTEALKARGVNLSCVRSCVVIAEERPRLALTQSFSKLFKDLGLSPRAVSTAFGARVNLAICLQGTAGPDPSTVYVDMKSLRHDRVRLVERGAPQSLPLMESGTMLPGVRVIIVNPEAKGPLGDSHLGEIWVNSPHNASGYYTIYGEESLQADHFNTRLSFGETGTLWARTGYLGFVRRTELLDASGDRHDALFVVGSLDETLELRGLRYHPIDIETSVSRAHRSIAESAVFTWTNLLVVVVELSGSEQEALDLVPLVTNVVLKEHHLIVGVVVIVDSGVIPINSRGEKQRMHLRDSFLADQLDPIYVAYNM